One window from the genome of Acidihalobacter ferrooxydans encodes:
- the gshA gene encoding glutamate--cysteine ligase has product MSVTYSSASEHLARFLAHGNAQHLRSNLIGLEKETLRVLADGSIARTRHPRVLGSALTNPYVTTDYSEALLELITPPSSGEQALAFLDDVHRFVYQGLDNEYLWATSMPCVLSGESSIPIAEYGPSNPGRMKHIYRVGLGHRYGRVMQVIAGVHFNFSISDLAWQTLHALAGEPGTVQDFISARYMGLVRNIQRVGWLVPYLFGASPAVCESFFVGRSSNLPRFDEHTLYEPYATSLRMGDIGYTNAKEGESGIKASYDSLASYVESLECAIGTPSERYARIGVKVDGEYRQLNDHILQIENEYYSTIRPKPLLQDDERPTIALRRHGIRYVELRSLDVNAFEPLGLGLAQMRFLETLLLFCLFADSPVISAAERDAIDINFARVAHRGREPGLELEQAGGKRLLREWAHEILDALQPFCDVLDADAGTAYRDALAQQREKVRDPEATPSARMLAEMRARGEGFHAFACRQSLAHRDAFLRRPLAQDRYAFFENIARESLQRQQSLETSDTGDFDAYLAAYFAQRA; this is encoded by the coding sequence ATGTCTGTCACCTATTCTTCCGCATCAGAACACCTTGCACGCTTCCTCGCCCATGGCAATGCGCAGCATCTGCGCAGCAACCTCATCGGCCTCGAAAAAGAAACACTGCGTGTCCTCGCCGACGGCAGTATCGCCCGCACACGGCACCCGCGCGTGCTCGGTTCCGCACTGACCAATCCGTATGTCACCACCGACTATTCAGAGGCCTTGCTGGAACTGATCACGCCGCCGAGCAGCGGTGAGCAGGCGTTGGCGTTCCTCGACGACGTCCACCGTTTCGTCTATCAAGGGCTCGACAACGAATACCTCTGGGCCACCAGCATGCCCTGCGTGCTGAGCGGCGAATCCAGCATACCGATCGCCGAATACGGCCCATCCAATCCAGGCCGCATGAAGCATATTTACCGCGTCGGACTGGGCCACCGCTACGGGCGTGTAATGCAGGTCATCGCCGGCGTGCACTTCAACTTCTCGATCAGTGATCTCGCCTGGCAAACCCTGCATGCACTGGCCGGCGAACCCGGCACGGTGCAAGACTTCATTTCCGCCCGCTACATGGGACTGGTCCGCAACATTCAGCGCGTCGGCTGGCTCGTGCCTTACCTGTTCGGCGCCTCGCCTGCGGTATGCGAGTCGTTCTTTGTCGGGCGCTCCAGCAACCTCCCTCGCTTCGACGAACACACCCTGTACGAACCCTACGCCACGTCGCTGCGTATGGGTGACATCGGCTACACCAACGCCAAGGAAGGCGAAAGCGGCATCAAAGCCAGCTACGATTCGCTCGCCAGCTATGTGGAAAGCCTGGAATGCGCCATCGGCACACCGAGCGAGCGCTATGCCAGAATCGGCGTCAAGGTCGACGGCGAATACCGCCAGCTCAATGACCATATCCTGCAAATCGAGAACGAGTACTACAGCACCATCCGCCCGAAACCACTGCTGCAGGACGATGAACGCCCCACCATCGCGCTGCGGCGCCACGGAATTCGCTACGTCGAACTGCGTTCCCTGGATGTCAATGCCTTCGAGCCGCTCGGTCTCGGTCTCGCCCAGATGCGCTTTCTGGAAACACTCCTGCTGTTCTGCCTGTTTGCCGACAGCCCGGTCATCAGCGCCGCCGAACGCGACGCCATCGACATCAATTTCGCGCGCGTCGCGCATCGTGGTCGCGAGCCCGGTCTGGAACTGGAACAAGCGGGGGGCAAACGTCTGCTGCGCGAGTGGGCGCATGAAATTCTGGACGCGCTGCAACCGTTCTGCGACGTGCTCGACGCGGATGCGGGCACCGCATATCGCGACGCGCTCGCGCAACAGCGCGAAAAAGTGCGCGACCCCGAGGCGACGCCCTCGGCCCGCATGCTGGCCGAGATGCGCGCTCGTGGAGAAGGCTTCCATGCATTCGCCTGCCGTCAGTCGCTGGCGCACCGGGACGCCTTCCTGCGCCGTCCATTGGCGCAGGATCGATACGCATTCTTCGAAAACATCGCGCGCGAATCGCTGCAACGTCAGCAGTCGCTCGAAACATCGGATACCGGCGACTTCGACGCCTACCTCGCGGCCTATTTCGCGCAGCGCGCCTGA
- a CDS encoding PilT/PilU family type 4a pilus ATPase translates to MKLEPYFRLMAEHNASDMYFTTGAPATVRIEGEMRPVGRNTMPPGAIKQLAYSAMSDAQQATFEQDKEFNFGLSLPDIGRFRINVYVQRGEVSMVIRYIKTSIPSIESLSLPPVLKDLVSHQAGLVLVVGSTGAGKSTTLASMIDYRNATRANHILTIEDPIEYVFTHKKSIVSQREVGLDTWSYENALREAMREAPDLIMIGEVRDRIGMEAAVAYADTGHLCLSTLHAVNANQALERIINFFPTEAKNQVLMDLSLNLRGIVSQRLVTSVEGLRTPAVEVLINTPYASELIKKGDFSSLKDVMEKGSISGMQTFDQSLYELYRGGKITLKDAMDNADSAGDLEWRVNFGGGLKDIKKTRPRDMLEMPGDEIANLEGRSLDDVNLPQG, encoded by the coding sequence ATGAAGCTGGAACCTTATTTCCGCCTGATGGCGGAACACAATGCGTCCGATATGTATTTCACCACGGGTGCGCCGGCGACCGTCCGTATCGAAGGCGAGATGCGACCGGTCGGGCGCAACACAATGCCTCCGGGGGCCATCAAACAGTTGGCCTATAGCGCCATGAGCGATGCGCAGCAGGCCACCTTCGAACAGGACAAGGAGTTCAATTTCGGTCTGTCGCTGCCGGACATCGGGCGGTTTCGTATCAATGTCTATGTGCAGCGCGGCGAAGTGTCGATGGTGATCCGCTACATCAAAACCAGCATTCCCTCGATCGAATCGTTGTCGTTGCCGCCGGTGCTCAAGGATCTGGTCAGCCATCAGGCCGGTCTGGTGCTGGTGGTCGGCTCGACCGGCGCCGGCAAGTCGACCACGCTGGCCTCGATGATCGATTACCGCAATGCCACGCGCGCCAATCACATCCTGACGATCGAAGATCCGATCGAATACGTGTTCACGCACAAGAAATCCATCGTCAGTCAGCGGGAAGTCGGCCTGGATACCTGGTCTTATGAAAACGCCCTGCGTGAGGCGATGCGCGAGGCCCCGGACTTGATCATGATCGGCGAAGTCCGCGACCGTATCGGCATGGAGGCCGCCGTCGCCTATGCCGATACCGGGCATCTGTGTCTGTCGACCCTGCATGCGGTCAATGCCAATCAGGCCCTGGAGCGGATCATCAATTTTTTCCCGACAGAGGCCAAGAACCAGGTTCTCATGGATCTGTCACTGAATCTGCGCGGGATTGTTTCGCAGCGCCTGGTGACTTCGGTCGAGGGTTTGCGCACGCCGGCTGTCGAGGTGTTGATCAACACTCCGTATGCGTCCGAGTTGATCAAGAAAGGTGATTTCAGCAGCCTCAAGGACGTGATGGAAAAAGGTTCGATTTCCGGCATGCAAACCTTTGATCAGTCGCTTTACGAGCTTTATCGCGGTGGCAAGATCACCTTGAAAGATGCCATGGACAATGCCGATTCCGCGGGCGATCTGGAGTGGCGGGTGAACTTCGGCGGCGGTCTGAAGGACATCAAGAAGACGCGCCCGCGCGACATGCTCGAAATGCCCGGCGACGAAATCGCCAACCTCGAAGGGCGCTCGCTTGACGACGTGAATCTGCCCCAGGGGTAG
- a CDS encoding PilT/PilU family type 4a pilus ATPase — MERDKAIRFIHDLLGMLQSKNGSDLFITAGAPPSVKVDGKMMPLTNQPLSPSHTQTLVRAVMNDKQTAEFERSRECNFAISLPGVARYRVNAFTQRGSVGMVLRTINSQIPTFEELRLPPILRDISMTRRGMVIFVGGTGSGKSTSLAAMVGYRNENSFGHIVTIEDPIEYIHPHRNCLITQREVGVDTDSYEIALKNTLRQAPDVILIGEIRDRDTMDYANAFAETGHLCLSTLHANNTNQALDRIINFFPDERRHQLLMDLSLNLKAVVSQRLIPRADGKGRVPAIEVLINTPLMADLIFKGQVQDMKALIAKSTEQGMQTFDQSLFDLFERGLITYEDALRNADSVNDLRLRVKLDSKRAGRSDLLEDTDTLSVAETR; from the coding sequence ATGGAACGCGATAAGGCAATCAGGTTCATACACGATTTGCTTGGCATGCTGCAAAGCAAGAACGGTTCGGATTTGTTCATCACGGCGGGGGCGCCACCATCGGTGAAGGTCGACGGCAAGATGATGCCGCTGACCAATCAGCCGCTGTCGCCCTCGCATACGCAGACGCTGGTTCGGGCGGTGATGAATGACAAGCAGACGGCCGAATTCGAGCGGTCGCGGGAATGCAATTTCGCAATCAGTCTGCCGGGCGTGGCGCGCTACCGCGTGAATGCGTTTACCCAGCGCGGCAGTGTCGGCATGGTGCTGCGCACCATCAACTCGCAGATTCCTACCTTTGAGGAATTGCGTCTGCCGCCGATCCTGCGCGATATTTCCATGACGCGACGCGGCATGGTGATTTTCGTCGGCGGCACCGGCTCCGGCAAATCGACTTCGCTGGCGGCGATGGTCGGTTACCGCAACGAAAACAGCTTTGGTCACATCGTGACCATCGAAGACCCGATCGAATACATTCACCCGCATCGCAATTGCCTGATCACGCAACGCGAGGTCGGGGTCGATACCGACTCGTACGAAATTGCGCTCAAGAACACACTGCGCCAGGCGCCGGATGTCATTCTGATCGGCGAAATTCGCGACCGGGACACGATGGACTACGCCAACGCGTTCGCCGAGACGGGACATCTTTGTCTGTCGACGCTGCATGCGAACAACACCAACCAGGCGCTGGATCGCATCATCAATTTTTTCCCCGACGAGCGCCGCCATCAATTGCTCATGGATCTTTCCCTGAATCTGAAGGCCGTGGTCTCGCAACGCCTGATCCCGCGCGCGGATGGCAAGGGGCGCGTGCCGGCCATCGAGGTGCTGATCAATACGCCGCTGATGGCGGATCTGATTTTCAAGGGGCAGGTCCAGGATATGAAGGCGCTTATCGCCAAGTCGACCGAGCAGGGCATGCAGACCTTCGATCAGTCTCTGTTCGATCTGTTCGAGCGCGGCCTGATCACCTACGAAGACGCCTTGCGTAATGCCGATTCGGTGAACGATCTGCGCTTGCGCGTGAAGCTGGACAGTAAACGGGCAGGGAGGTCCGATTTGCTTGAGGACACGGATACGCTGAGCGTGGCCGAAACGAGATGA